Proteins encoded within one genomic window of Pedobacter africanus:
- a CDS encoding SusC/RagA family TonB-linked outer membrane protein, producing MKHLLKLLLILGLVLSSGMMAYAQKMVTVKGVILEKTTNLGLPGVNVAMGNPLKSVGSTGGNGSFTVTVPENTELVFSYIGYKPQRLRANDKQPMRIVMQEANNTLEDKVIIVGYTAKTKEVSTGATTTISGKSLQDVPVANVMELLQGKVAGLNIQNNTGSPGARGSVFLRGLSSIDIQGAGSDAFLTPTSPLFVIDGVPLDANSNYEYGFSQGGPGISPLSLIPPEDIEEVSILKDAQATSLYGSQGAYGVILITTKRGKSKTPIIQYTTNFFVNTPPKLREVIGGKTERDMRLWQLYNYSLNMYDARQRIDNSPFLADSLNAFYNNSTDWQSVFYRTTFNQTHNVNASGGDQRFNYKVNLGYYDEKGIIENTGLTRYSLGMNVLYQPNDKFRLFSNVSTALGVSQKGSGNGVQQGGVGKGAAASSLLPPPSLFSGAGDATGALIVDNNNKSANIKTNLEARYQFLKSLAVTSVVNYDYNTGTEDTFKPAILNNNKSSLYSYNDRRSTLYNRNMINFTETFNNFHNLSFFLFNEMYIRNYQAHVINQVRTPNDQYQGPGGFNAGESKGGVLNSYADSRSAALAASLSYNFDKKYVVDLSYRLDGVSSSGPDVPWSKNPSVGLRWNFNKEKWFEKAKWLDYASLRGSWGKNIVPVGDVFDAFGSYNYSGSYNGSQAIGIGYKQLPNTLLTPTVTTQFNAGLDLGLMEGKYQLTFDTYYKMVDNQLRTKALADHNAFEEIRTNEVSLVNYGYELSLTVRPLAKSSPVNWTISANGAINKNVLTRLPDAVRSIMLKDANTGQHILYRLGRNSLSNVLYNTKGVYATTDQVAVDPVTGLRYRTSNGTNTVYFQGGDPYWADINGDYVLDERDLVIAGNSFPKITGGITSFISYKNYSANLNMSFTLKRDILNNALAEQFQNFANPVEQGNLVPLDRYQHWKATGDASMYPNPYDFLRYSAYAPFRFDQTLFQEDGSYLKINTLTLAYTFDRKFAERLGITSMRVYCTGNNLYTFTNYSGPDPENVTDLGRDNSKGYPSRRSYSLGLNVQF from the coding sequence ATGAAGCACTTGTTGAAACTTTTATTGATCCTTGGGCTGGTGCTGAGCTCCGGCATGATGGCCTATGCCCAGAAAATGGTGACCGTAAAAGGTGTCATTCTGGAAAAAACAACCAATCTGGGTTTACCGGGCGTTAATGTCGCCATGGGCAACCCACTTAAGTCGGTAGGTTCTACAGGAGGTAATGGTTCTTTCACCGTTACTGTACCGGAAAATACAGAGTTAGTATTCAGTTATATCGGTTATAAACCACAAAGGCTCCGTGCAAACGATAAGCAGCCAATGCGTATTGTAATGCAGGAAGCCAATAATACCCTTGAAGACAAGGTGATTATTGTGGGTTATACCGCAAAAACCAAAGAAGTATCAACCGGTGCAACTACTACCATCAGCGGTAAGTCGCTTCAGGATGTCCCTGTAGCCAACGTAATGGAACTGCTGCAAGGTAAAGTTGCGGGACTGAATATCCAGAACAATACGGGTAGCCCGGGTGCAAGAGGCTCTGTATTCCTGCGCGGTTTATCTAGCATAGACATTCAGGGAGCAGGCAGTGACGCATTCCTTACCCCCACTTCGCCTTTGTTCGTGATCGATGGTGTTCCATTGGATGCCAACTCCAATTATGAATACGGGTTTTCACAAGGTGGCCCTGGCATCAGCCCGCTTTCTCTTATCCCACCAGAAGATATTGAAGAGGTCAGCATTTTAAAGGATGCACAGGCTACTTCCTTGTACGGTTCACAAGGTGCTTATGGGGTTATACTCATTACCACCAAAAGAGGTAAGTCCAAAACTCCGATCATCCAGTATACCACTAACTTTTTTGTGAATACCCCTCCAAAACTCCGAGAGGTGATCGGCGGGAAAACCGAGCGCGATATGCGCCTATGGCAGCTGTACAACTACAGCCTCAACATGTATGATGCGCGGCAGCGGATAGACAATAGTCCTTTCCTTGCCGATAGCCTGAATGCTTTTTACAACAATTCTACCGACTGGCAAAGTGTGTTCTACAGGACAACCTTTAACCAGACCCACAACGTAAATGCCTCGGGTGGAGACCAAAGGTTTAACTATAAAGTCAATCTTGGGTATTATGATGAAAAGGGAATTATTGAAAATACAGGACTTACCAGGTACTCACTGGGGATGAATGTGCTGTATCAGCCCAACGACAAATTCAGGTTATTCTCTAATGTTTCTACGGCTCTTGGTGTAAGTCAGAAAGGAAGTGGGAACGGGGTTCAGCAGGGAGGTGTGGGCAAAGGGGCTGCGGCATCTTCTTTATTGCCTCCGCCATCGCTGTTCAGCGGAGCTGGCGATGCAACAGGGGCACTGATTGTAGACAATAACAACAAATCGGCCAATATTAAAACCAATCTTGAGGCCAGGTATCAGTTCCTGAAATCGCTGGCTGTAACCAGTGTGGTTAACTATGATTACAATACCGGTACCGAAGATACTTTTAAACCGGCCATTCTGAACAACAACAAATCCAGTCTTTATAGCTACAACGACAGGAGAAGCACGCTGTACAACCGGAACATGATCAACTTCACCGAAACCTTCAACAACTTTCATAACCTGAGCTTCTTTCTGTTCAATGAAATGTACATCCGTAATTACCAGGCGCATGTGATCAACCAGGTGCGTACGCCGAACGATCAGTACCAGGGACCCGGTGGCTTCAATGCCGGGGAGTCAAAAGGAGGGGTATTGAACAGCTATGCGGATTCCAGATCAGCTGCCCTTGCTGCTTCTCTTTCTTATAACTTCGACAAAAAATATGTGGTAGACCTTTCTTACCGCCTGGATGGTGTGTCGAGCAGCGGACCTGATGTACCCTGGTCTAAAAATCCATCAGTTGGCCTACGTTGGAACTTTAATAAGGAAAAGTGGTTTGAAAAAGCAAAGTGGCTTGATTACGCCTCCCTGCGTGGCAGCTGGGGCAAAAACATTGTGCCCGTTGGCGATGTATTCGATGCCTTCGGCTCCTATAACTACAGCGGTTCTTACAATGGCTCACAGGCTATCGGGATTGGCTACAAACAATTGCCCAATACGCTGTTGACACCAACGGTTACCACACAGTTCAACGCCGGGCTCGACCTTGGTCTTATGGAAGGTAAGTATCAACTGACTTTTGATACCTATTATAAAATGGTAGATAATCAGTTGCGGACTAAAGCCTTGGCAGATCACAATGCCTTTGAGGAGATCAGGACCAACGAGGTCAGCTTGGTGAACTATGGTTACGAACTTTCCCTTACTGTGCGTCCGCTTGCCAAGAGTAGCCCGGTAAACTGGACAATATCTGCAAACGGTGCCATCAATAAAAATGTACTTACCCGTCTGCCGGATGCTGTACGTTCCATCATGTTAAAGGATGCCAACACCGGTCAGCACATCCTGTACCGCCTGGGCCGTAACAGTTTGTCTAACGTATTGTACAATACCAAAGGGGTATATGCCACGACCGACCAGGTTGCGGTTGACCCTGTTACCGGGCTGAGGTACCGGACTTCAAACGGTACAAACACGGTTTATTTCCAGGGTGGGGATCCGTACTGGGCGGACATTAACGGCGATTATGTTCTGGATGAACGCGACCTGGTGATTGCAGGCAACTCCTTTCCTAAAATTACCGGGGGTATCACTTCCTTCATTTCCTATAAAAATTACTCTGCCAACCTCAACATGTCCTTTACTTTAAAAAGGGATATCCTGAACAATGCGCTGGCAGAACAGTTTCAGAATTTTGCCAATCCGGTTGAACAGGGAAACCTGGTGCCGCTGGACAGGTACCAGCACTGGAAAGCTACAGGGGATGCTTCTATGTACCCTAATCCTTACGATTTTCTGCGCTACAGTGCCTATGCGCCTTTCAGGTTTGACCAGACGCTCTTTCAGGAAGATGGCTCTTATCTGAAAATCAACACCCTTACGTTAGCCTATACCTTCGACAGGAAATTTGCTGAACGTTTGGGTATTACTTCTATGCGTGTCTACTGTACCGGGAACAACCTGTATACTTTCACAAACTATTCGGGGCCAGATCCTGAAAATGTGACAGACCTGGGGCGCGACAATTCTAAAGGTTATCCGAGCAGGCGCAGTTATTCACTCGGTCTTAACGTACAGTTCTAA
- a CDS encoding alkaline phosphatase family protein, protein MKIHRLYQKYQSGLKMFLMGMGLLTMLSCNKDFDNRLDLTLKPDSLAGYKAPKILYIIVDGARGTVINTIQAPNLTAISENALQTFNGVSDENGLSATSWADMLTGFNKIKHKVTKADFSGNNLTNYPMFFKQLKQNNAALRTVAFSSTPAFSQNLVSNADVNQNFSNDDVAVKNALVNELKNVRADVVLAEFNSVDRAGQQYGYDGSVAQYSGAILNVDTYIGEAINTLKQRPDYEKENWLVIVASNQGGNFPVPPAQNDGTLFSKPLLNSFAILYNPRFSFQYYARPNTMELPFEEKGVVLHGDTIARMPAAKAAAYNFGTTGEFTVEFKLKVLRFPYLMDKSTPTNRSGNAPILFKSASPANSSTGWWVIHSGVDGNWRLGGLPASIMVSNQPPLKLNEWYTLGFKIYNQNSKRWVMIYQDGVKAYPNPVDITNRNVNNNEDLVAGFRSGFGNTTEQIIADIQIYNTAIPDEFIAANACKTAVKSSNPYYNNLIGYWPATDGVRGIFQDKSPSKNDFALEKSYAWVPFSDYSPKLCVDLADDIYTRIPNGIDIPSFIYAWMNVKTINLGLDGKTWIPVYKDVKP, encoded by the coding sequence ATGAAAATACATAGGTTATATCAAAAATATCAATCAGGACTTAAAATGTTCCTGATGGGAATGGGACTGCTTACCATGCTTTCCTGCAACAAGGATTTTGACAACAGGCTCGACCTGACTTTAAAGCCCGACAGTCTTGCGGGATATAAAGCACCCAAAATACTTTACATCATTGTGGATGGTGCCAGGGGTACGGTGATCAACACCATACAGGCGCCTAACTTAACTGCCATCAGCGAAAATGCCCTGCAAACTTTTAATGGGGTGAGCGATGAGAATGGCCTGTCTGCAACCTCCTGGGCTGATATGCTGACAGGTTTCAATAAGATAAAACATAAGGTAACCAAAGCCGATTTCAGCGGGAATAATCTGACGAATTATCCCATGTTCTTTAAACAGCTGAAACAAAATAATGCTGCCCTGCGCACTGTGGCCTTCTCTTCTACACCTGCATTTAGCCAGAACCTGGTGAGCAATGCCGATGTAAACCAGAATTTTAGCAATGATGACGTCGCGGTAAAAAATGCGCTGGTCAATGAGTTGAAAAATGTCAGGGCAGATGTTGTTCTGGCCGAATTCAACAGTGTAGACCGGGCCGGACAACAATATGGCTATGATGGTAGCGTGGCTCAATACAGCGGTGCCATACTGAATGTGGATACCTACATCGGCGAAGCTATCAATACCTTAAAGCAACGGCCGGACTATGAAAAAGAAAACTGGCTGGTGATCGTGGCTTCTAATCAGGGAGGGAATTTTCCTGTACCTCCTGCACAAAACGATGGTACGCTGTTCAGCAAACCGCTGCTGAATAGTTTTGCCATCCTTTACAATCCGAGGTTCTCTTTCCAGTACTATGCGAGGCCAAATACAATGGAACTGCCTTTTGAAGAAAAAGGAGTTGTGTTGCATGGTGATACCATAGCCCGTATGCCTGCGGCCAAAGCTGCAGCCTACAACTTTGGTACGACCGGAGAATTTACTGTTGAGTTTAAATTAAAGGTACTGCGTTTTCCTTACCTGATGGACAAATCAACACCAACCAACCGCTCAGGAAATGCACCTATTCTGTTTAAAAGTGCAAGCCCTGCAAATTCAAGCACAGGCTGGTGGGTGATCCACTCGGGTGTAGATGGGAACTGGCGTTTAGGCGGGCTGCCTGCGTCGATTATGGTTTCCAATCAGCCGCCACTAAAGCTCAACGAATGGTATACTCTGGGCTTCAAGATCTACAATCAGAACAGCAAGCGTTGGGTAATGATTTACCAGGACGGTGTAAAAGCTTATCCTAACCCGGTTGACATTACCAACAGGAATGTGAACAACAATGAAGACCTGGTAGCTGGTTTCCGCTCTGGTTTCGGTAACACAACAGAACAGATCATTGCTGATATTCAGATTTATAATACAGCTATTCCTGACGAGTTTATTGCTGCCAATGCCTGTAAAACAGCGGTTAAAAGCAGTAATCCTTACTACAACAACCTGATTGGTTACTGGCCGGCCACAGATGGTGTACGTGGTATCTTTCAGGATAAAAGCCCTTCGAAGAATGACTTCGCCCTCGAAAAAAGTTATGCATGGGTGCCTTTTAGCGACTATTCCCCTAAGCTGTGTGTAGACCTTGCTGATGACATTTACACCCGTATTCCTAACGGGATCGATATTCCAAGCTTCATTTATGCCTGGATGAATGTCAAGACCATTAACCTCGGGCTGGATGGCAAAACCTGGATCCCGGTATATAAAGATGTTAAACCTTAA
- a CDS encoding M60 family metallopeptidase, with product MRKINLLNCMTLLVLLSGMIGCTKNYGLHHPDGTTDGNHPVDTFDLVLDTSRSKIDKSQFNAARAFPGLVDIAEPRLSGYKVTLDLDYVQVKSSDLRISVAPGGYFSTGLYAPAGELIIINLPSDTYGLQVQVGAHNDNLTGKDPLQRAPIIYTRVQLFPGTNYVRNLYGGTIWIIPSRSMGRKVELKFTGAVKSPDFVLGETTDAEWKAMIAKTTVPWFELRGKRIIFTLPTNKLAKFPIASPTALMTAWDDEILHSYWEWYGLSETTTDVRNRNPTLPWRDVHDIQPSVGAQHSGYPVVAMATDAYFKQAVSIDQVVGANWGTYHELGHNMQMGNSWSWSELGEVSNNLFSFKITNRHGYKHTKYREIMPGVIAFTTPVDANKKFASASLDARMGIFVQVFERYGFDFMTYLCTQARMARFGANNEQDKVDFFYERLSEFTKKDMEPFMKQWGLYVSSVSKNKIAAQYPLLTEQVWLFDPTK from the coding sequence ATGAGAAAGATAAATTTACTGAACTGCATGACCCTGCTGGTCCTGCTTAGCGGTATGATCGGCTGCACCAAGAACTACGGTCTTCATCATCCTGATGGCACAACTGATGGAAACCACCCTGTGGATACTTTCGATCTTGTGCTGGATACTTCAAGAAGTAAAATAGACAAATCGCAGTTCAATGCTGCAAGGGCATTTCCCGGGCTGGTAGATATTGCCGAGCCCCGGCTCAGCGGCTATAAGGTTACACTTGATCTCGACTACGTCCAGGTAAAGTCAAGTGACTTAAGGATCAGTGTAGCTCCCGGTGGTTACTTCAGTACCGGCTTGTATGCACCTGCTGGTGAACTCATCATCATTAATTTACCTTCCGATACCTACGGATTGCAGGTACAGGTAGGCGCCCATAACGATAACCTTACCGGTAAAGATCCACTTCAGCGTGCACCCATCATTTATACAAGGGTGCAGCTTTTTCCGGGTACCAATTATGTGCGTAACCTGTATGGAGGTACCATCTGGATTATCCCGTCCAGATCGATGGGCCGCAAAGTAGAGCTGAAGTTTACCGGAGCAGTAAAATCGCCTGATTTTGTGCTTGGTGAAACCACCGATGCTGAGTGGAAAGCCATGATCGCCAAAACTACCGTGCCCTGGTTTGAGTTGCGGGGCAAAAGGATCATTTTTACTTTACCAACCAATAAACTGGCGAAATTCCCTATTGCCAGTCCTACTGCACTCATGACTGCCTGGGATGATGAAATCCTGCATAGCTATTGGGAATGGTATGGCTTATCCGAAACTACTACAGATGTGCGTAACAGAAACCCAACATTACCATGGCGCGATGTGCACGATATCCAACCTTCAGTTGGTGCCCAGCACTCGGGTTACCCGGTGGTGGCCATGGCCACCGATGCTTATTTTAAGCAGGCCGTTTCCATTGACCAGGTGGTAGGCGCAAACTGGGGTACTTACCATGAACTGGGGCACAACATGCAAATGGGGAATTCCTGGAGCTGGTCTGAACTGGGTGAGGTATCCAATAACCTTTTCTCTTTTAAAATTACCAACCGTCATGGTTATAAACATACCAAGTACAGGGAGATCATGCCTGGGGTAATTGCCTTTACGACACCTGTGGATGCAAACAAAAAATTTGCATCTGCAAGTCTTGACGCCCGCATGGGGATTTTTGTCCAGGTCTTTGAAAGATATGGGTTCGACTTTATGACCTACCTGTGTACCCAGGCCCGTATGGCCCGCTTTGGTGCCAACAACGAACAGGATAAGGTCGACTTCTTCTACGAAAGGCTATCGGAGTTTACCAAGAAGGACATGGAACCTTTTATGAAACAATGGGGATTGTATGTGAGCAGTGTTTCCAAAAACAAGATAGCAGCCCAATACCCGCTTTTAACAGAACAGGTATGGCTGTTTGATCCGACTAAATAA
- a CDS encoding RagB/SusD family nutrient uptake outer membrane protein — MKKILYIIPLLVLLIANPGCKKFLNVEPVTSLSGNNYWKTAKDAEDFTKDVYRLFRTATMSNILLAIGDFRNSYAKAGSTFPKRYDFDYMAANDVKKTLAADATRTRPDYNAELEWYQARARYDIIPNWTPFYKVIQSANILYKEVDRVQDPAFSEASRKQYRAEAVFMRCMAYFFLVRLYGDVPYYINAYNQDPLPRTNMVTVFKNCIADLDKVKADLPWTYKDPANRAVRAMRGSAIALMMHLNMWCAGFDNLNSQEYYKAVDELGKEIEEIGMKQQGAYALLPIEQTYLVMFGRSQEGLFEIQLSSNYGEVSVDRRHKFSNSVAHLPFLTSTDRSVSELAYRSSYMRTLYPETVADKRKSIWFDQADIYDETGKAIIYKFFNRSAPTQGDDDNPIIFRLADVILLHAEARAEMGDDAGAQTLLNVIRARAGADAFPANPGEGKIKDAIYYERCKELMGEGHYYYDLVRTKRIMDPNFSFRPMSYSAFISGAWTWPIDKKALQNNPYMTLNNYWQ; from the coding sequence ATGAAAAAGATCTTATACATAATCCCTCTACTGGTGCTGCTGATCGCAAATCCGGGCTGTAAAAAGTTTTTAAATGTTGAACCCGTAACCAGCTTGTCGGGCAACAACTACTGGAAAACGGCTAAAGATGCCGAAGATTTTACCAAGGATGTATACCGGCTGTTCCGTACGGCAACCATGTCCAACATTTTGCTGGCCATAGGCGATTTCCGCAACAGTTATGCAAAAGCCGGATCTACATTTCCGAAACGCTATGATTTTGATTATATGGCGGCAAATGATGTGAAAAAAACGTTGGCAGCAGATGCCACCAGGACCAGGCCCGACTATAATGCCGAACTGGAGTGGTACCAGGCCCGTGCCCGTTATGACATCATTCCCAACTGGACACCGTTTTATAAAGTGATCCAGTCGGCCAATATCCTGTACAAGGAAGTAGATCGCGTACAGGACCCTGCCTTTAGTGAGGCTTCGAGGAAACAATACCGGGCTGAGGCTGTGTTTATGCGCTGTATGGCCTATTTCTTCCTGGTAAGACTATATGGCGATGTGCCTTATTACATCAATGCTTACAACCAGGACCCCTTGCCACGTACCAATATGGTTACCGTGTTTAAAAACTGTATTGCCGATCTTGACAAAGTAAAAGCAGACTTGCCCTGGACTTATAAAGATCCGGCAAATCGGGCGGTAAGAGCAATGAGAGGTAGTGCTATAGCGCTGATGATGCACCTCAATATGTGGTGCGCCGGTTTTGACAACCTCAATTCCCAGGAATATTATAAAGCAGTAGATGAGCTCGGAAAGGAGATCGAGGAAATTGGCATGAAGCAACAGGGTGCCTACGCCTTATTGCCAATTGAACAAACCTATCTGGTGATGTTTGGCCGTTCGCAGGAAGGACTTTTTGAGATCCAGCTGAGCAGTAACTATGGTGAGGTCAGCGTAGACCGCAGGCATAAATTTTCCAACAGCGTGGCACACCTGCCTTTCCTTACCTCTACAGATAGGTCGGTAAGTGAGCTGGCCTACCGCTCAAGCTATATGCGTACCCTTTACCCGGAAACAGTGGCAGATAAGCGCAAATCCATCTGGTTTGATCAGGCCGATATTTATGATGAGACCGGTAAGGCCATTATTTACAAGTTTTTTAACCGATCAGCGCCTACACAAGGTGATGACGATAATCCGATCATCTTCCGCCTGGCAGATGTGATCCTGCTGCATGCAGAAGCCCGCGCTGAAATGGGTGATGATGCAGGTGCCCAAACCCTCCTCAATGTAATCAGGGCAAGGGCAGGAGCGGATGCTTTCCCTGCTAATCCGGGCGAGGGAAAGATCAAGGATGCTATTTATTACGAGCGCTGTAAGGAACTGATGGGTGAAGGACATTATTATTATGACCTGGTGCGTACCAAACGCATTATGGACCCGAACTTCTCCTTCAGGCCAATGTCTTATTCTGCTTTTATATCCGGGGCATGGACCTGGCCGATCGATAAGAAAGCATTGCAGAACAATCCATACATGACTTTAAACAACTATTGGCAATAA
- a CDS encoding DUF5008 domain-containing protein, producing the protein MELESKGIGDQKMQININKKNQNRNTRIWYLLCLASMMAFGLSCKKATDLQADPYAGGKEPLGVRFSNELPKPASGNSGAEVVYQISGLLPYKDKLKFYMNQTEASILEITDKSVKVKVPAGASSGGATIVIDGQIFFGPEFTVSGKAGIDPTFKAAIGANSMISQILRLPNGNFMLVGSFTDFEKNASAKQPINGIALTSSDGQYLPSLATGAGPNGSLTSVLRLSNGQYMVGGVFNSYNKRKSIGNITRLNTNGSLDSAIVEVVNLTPLIPKNSFDTVAAFNGAVAGGVSKLFSYSNKTIVIGGFTNYYEHFYERSTRDNKVLGYTQMYNLLRLNADGKLDQTYNFNAATGTSYERPNGDIIDAYMQDDGKVIIVGSFTRFQGKAANYITRVDNNGIIDPTFQVGTGADGSISAIRYNAVTEKFMVSGSFKNFNGKPANGVVMLNKDGSLNEGFKPGTIEGGGVSFSAQLSSGLIIVSGSFEKYNGVVRQGFMILNPDGSLAQGYNNTGLFVGFLNDIYETTSPLGFPAVVMVGYISKFDNKTVGNIVRFILRP; encoded by the coding sequence ATGGAATTGGAAAGTAAAGGTATAGGAGATCAGAAAATGCAGATTAACATCAATAAGAAAAATCAAAACAGAAATACCAGGATATGGTACCTGCTGTGCCTGGCGAGCATGATGGCATTTGGCCTGTCCTGTAAAAAAGCAACAGACCTGCAGGCCGATCCCTATGCGGGGGGAAAGGAGCCGCTGGGCGTAAGGTTCTCCAATGAATTACCCAAACCTGCCAGCGGCAACAGTGGGGCTGAGGTCGTATATCAGATCTCGGGACTGCTGCCCTATAAGGATAAGCTGAAGTTTTATATGAACCAAACTGAAGCCAGCATACTTGAGATTACCGATAAAAGTGTGAAAGTAAAAGTACCTGCGGGTGCAAGTTCCGGTGGGGCAACGATTGTGATAGATGGGCAGATCTTTTTCGGCCCAGAGTTTACCGTTTCGGGCAAGGCAGGTATAGATCCCACCTTTAAGGCTGCTATAGGTGCCAATTCCATGATCAGCCAGATCCTGCGCCTCCCAAACGGCAACTTTATGCTGGTAGGCAGCTTTACGGATTTTGAAAAAAATGCATCGGCAAAACAACCCATTAATGGAATTGCTTTAACCTCTTCTGATGGACAGTACCTGCCTTCACTGGCTACAGGGGCAGGGCCCAATGGTTCGTTAACCAGTGTGCTGCGGCTAAGCAACGGACAATACATGGTAGGGGGAGTGTTCAACAGTTACAACAAACGCAAAAGCATTGGCAACATTACCCGCTTAAATACCAACGGTTCTCTGGATTCGGCTATTGTTGAAGTAGTTAACCTGACCCCGCTGATCCCAAAGAACAGCTTTGATACGGTCGCTGCATTTAATGGCGCAGTGGCAGGTGGGGTAAGTAAACTTTTCAGTTACAGCAATAAAACCATTGTTATAGGCGGCTTTACAAACTACTATGAGCATTTTTATGAGCGATCTACGCGCGACAATAAAGTGTTGGGCTATACCCAGATGTACAATCTGTTGCGCTTGAATGCCGATGGTAAACTGGACCAGACCTACAATTTCAACGCTGCCACAGGTACCAGTTATGAGCGCCCGAACGGGGACATTATAGATGCTTATATGCAGGATGATGGAAAGGTGATCATTGTTGGTAGTTTTACCCGTTTCCAGGGCAAAGCGGCCAACTACATTACCCGTGTAGACAACAATGGTATCATTGACCCTACATTCCAGGTAGGAACAGGGGCCGATGGCAGTATCTCTGCCATCCGCTACAATGCTGTTACCGAAAAGTTTATGGTTTCAGGTTCTTTTAAAAACTTTAATGGCAAACCGGCCAATGGAGTGGTCATGCTCAATAAGGACGGCTCTTTGAACGAAGGTTTTAAACCAGGGACCATTGAAGGCGGAGGGGTGAGTTTCTCTGCTCAGCTTTCCAGTGGTTTGATCATTGTGAGCGGATCATTTGAAAAATACAATGGCGTGGTACGGCAGGGCTTTATGATCCTGAACCCAGACGGTAGCCTGGCACAGGGCTACAACAACACAGGCCTGTTCGTTGGCTTCCTCAATGATATTTATGAGACCACTTCCCCGCTGGGCTTTCCTGCGGTGGTCATGGTAGGATACATCTCCAAATTCGACAATAAAACAGTAGGAAATATAGTACGGTTCATTTTACGTCCATAA
- a CDS encoding fasciclin domain-containing protein has translation MNKNINHIKACLVIIAAALCFAMGCKKDHYIDTGLTNPKFNGSIMQYLESKPLHFDTLVQVIKLAGMEDVFKKENITFFAPPDPSIGATVKLLNAYLYISGRDTIKTLDEVKPKVWKEMLSMYIFKGTNRLKDYRQVDTLALDTYSGQGYTSYNDRPLNIGVIFNDAVNGPAENRVTIKYAGYRQLMISYIPDLSKPKSFWINAPVASSDINPDNGIVHALRFTNHFFGFSPFNFINLAIENGIGK, from the coding sequence ATGAACAAAAATATAAACCACATCAAAGCATGTCTTGTCATTATTGCAGCAGCGCTGTGTTTTGCCATGGGATGTAAAAAAGACCATTACATTGATACCGGGCTAACCAATCCAAAGTTCAATGGCAGCATCATGCAGTACCTGGAATCCAAACCCCTGCATTTTGATACCCTGGTACAGGTGATCAAACTGGCGGGAATGGAAGACGTATTCAAAAAGGAGAACATCACCTTTTTTGCACCGCCCGATCCTTCTATAGGCGCAACAGTAAAACTGCTGAATGCCTATCTCTATATCTCCGGGCGCGATACCATCAAAACACTGGACGAAGTAAAACCAAAAGTATGGAAAGAGATGCTATCTATGTACATATTTAAAGGTACCAACCGGCTGAAAGACTACCGGCAGGTAGATACGCTGGCGCTGGACACCTATTCCGGGCAGGGCTATACCTCTTATAACGACAGGCCGCTCAATATCGGTGTAATTTTTAATGATGCCGTAAACGGGCCTGCAGAAAACCGCGTAACCATCAAGTACGCGGGGTACCGCCAGTTGATGATCTCGTATATCCCGGACCTGTCAAAGCCCAAAAGTTTCTGGATCAATGCACCGGTGGCCTCATCAGATATCAATCCGGATAATGGAATTGTACATGCACTCAGGTTTACCAATCATTTCTTTGGGTTCAGCCCATTCAATTTTATAAACCTGGCAATTGAAAATGGAATTGGAAAGTAA